In Actinoplanes derwentensis, the following proteins share a genomic window:
- a CDS encoding cation:proton antiporter, giving the protein MLGRLGRRFGLSPIPLYLLAGLAFGQGGLIPLSASEEFIAIGAQIGVILLLVMLGLEYSADELVGNLRAAAPAGLIDMLLNALPGAAFALLLGWDWKAALVLAGITWVSSSGVIAKVLGDLGRVGNRETPVILSVLVIEDLAMAFYLPLVTAVLAGLGLASGLSTLSVAVVTVVAVLVVAIRYGGEISRFISVKDPEALLLSVLGLTLFIAGVAGELKVSEAVGAFLVGIAISGPVAHHATQILSPLRDLFAAVFFVFFGLSTNPSDMAKVILPALALAVLTMSTKVLTGYLAARRAGIALPGRWRTGLALMPRGEFSVVIAGIAVAYGVDARLAPLAAAYVLITVVTGPLLARLTDYAWFKKLLRKRIAAQKPLAALE; this is encoded by the coding sequence ATGCTCGGTCGCCTGGGCCGGCGTTTCGGCCTGTCGCCGATCCCGCTCTATCTGCTGGCCGGCCTGGCGTTCGGTCAGGGCGGCCTGATCCCGCTGTCGGCCAGCGAGGAGTTCATCGCGATCGGCGCCCAGATCGGCGTGATCCTGCTCCTGGTGATGCTGGGCCTGGAGTACTCCGCTGACGAACTGGTCGGCAACCTGCGGGCGGCGGCTCCGGCCGGTCTCATCGACATGCTGCTCAACGCCTTGCCGGGGGCCGCGTTCGCGCTGCTGCTCGGCTGGGACTGGAAAGCCGCGCTGGTGCTGGCCGGCATCACCTGGGTGTCGTCGTCCGGGGTGATCGCGAAGGTGCTCGGCGACCTGGGCCGGGTCGGTAACCGGGAGACTCCGGTGATCCTGTCGGTGCTGGTCATCGAGGACCTGGCGATGGCCTTCTACCTGCCGCTGGTAACCGCGGTGCTGGCCGGGCTCGGGCTGGCCAGTGGGCTCAGCACGCTGAGCGTCGCGGTGGTCACGGTGGTCGCGGTCCTGGTCGTGGCGATCCGGTACGGCGGTGAGATCAGCCGGTTCATCTCGGTGAAGGACCCCGAGGCGCTGCTGCTCAGTGTGCTGGGCCTGACGTTGTTCATCGCCGGGGTGGCCGGTGAGCTGAAGGTCTCCGAGGCGGTCGGCGCGTTCCTGGTCGGCATCGCGATCTCCGGGCCGGTGGCGCATCACGCCACGCAGATCCTGTCCCCGCTGCGGGACCTCTTCGCCGCGGTGTTCTTCGTCTTCTTCGGACTCTCCACCAACCCGTCCGACATGGCGAAGGTCATCCTGCCGGCCCTCGCCCTGGCCGTGCTGACCATGTCGACCAAGGTGCTGACCGGCTATCTGGCGGCCCGCCGAGCGGGGATCGCGCTGCCCGGCCGGTGGCGGACCGGGCTGGCCCTGATGCCGCGTGGCGAGTTCTCCGTGGTCATCGCGGGCATCGCGGTGGCCTACGGAGTGGACGCCCGGCTGGCTCCGCTGGCCGCAGCCTACGTGCTGATCACGGTGGTCACCGGTCCGTTGCTGGCCCGTTTGACCGACTATGCCTGGTTCAAGAAACTGTTGCGGAAACGCATAGCGGCGCAGAAACCGCTAGCAGCCCT
- a CDS encoding sugar efflux transporter: MKVFSASSRRLLPLSLVFLTSGVATAVVGPFLGLFLSTAVHADPIQTTVFMVVAALSGVTVSSYIGRISDRWPIRRTLLIAAALAGFASSGLTAVIRDYWILLAVTATVTAAAGALYPQSFAYARQVLQHDDPKRAAMGISTLRTVFSVAWVGGPSLAAFLLDVGDFRHVYGAAAILYLAAALGIARFLPALDTPAEPRKTPTAEKAERVPQVLWVILSGFALLQTTMNLNGQALPLYLGTELNGTIRDAGLIFGLCAFLEIPLMLGFGMLSSRIPLRPIILAGTVCSVAYYSVAATASSVWVLAVGQILNAIFIAATSGLGISYVQDMMPRSPGRATTLFTNCFPIGLVMAAPLFGLAQEYGFRLAFAINLGLSVLGLLLLIVARPRVTAPNPALRPVADVTGPTEG, encoded by the coding sequence GTGAAGGTGTTCTCCGCCTCGTCCCGTCGCCTTCTTCCTCTCAGCCTGGTCTTTCTCACCTCCGGTGTGGCGACCGCGGTGGTCGGGCCGTTCCTCGGGCTGTTCCTCAGCACCGCGGTGCACGCCGATCCGATCCAGACCACGGTCTTCATGGTCGTCGCGGCGCTCTCCGGTGTCACGGTGTCGTCGTACATCGGCCGGATCTCCGACCGCTGGCCGATCCGGCGCACGCTGCTGATCGCCGCCGCGCTGGCCGGCTTCGCGTCCAGCGGCCTGACCGCCGTCATCAGGGACTACTGGATCCTGCTCGCGGTCACCGCGACTGTCACCGCCGCCGCCGGAGCGCTTTACCCCCAATCTTTTGCGTACGCCCGGCAGGTCCTGCAACATGACGACCCGAAACGGGCGGCCATGGGGATCAGCACGCTGCGCACCGTCTTCTCGGTCGCCTGGGTGGGTGGCCCGTCGCTCGCGGCGTTCCTGCTGGACGTCGGCGACTTCCGCCACGTCTACGGCGCGGCCGCGATCCTCTACCTGGCCGCCGCCCTGGGTATCGCCCGGTTCCTGCCCGCGCTCGACACTCCGGCCGAGCCCCGGAAGACGCCCACCGCGGAGAAGGCGGAGCGGGTGCCCCAGGTCCTCTGGGTGATCCTGTCCGGCTTCGCCCTGCTCCAGACCACGATGAACCTGAATGGCCAGGCCCTGCCGCTGTACCTCGGCACCGAACTGAACGGCACGATCCGCGACGCCGGCCTGATCTTCGGGTTGTGCGCGTTCCTGGAGATCCCGCTGATGCTCGGCTTCGGCATGCTCTCCAGCCGGATCCCGCTGCGCCCGATCATCCTGGCCGGCACCGTCTGTTCGGTGGCCTACTACTCGGTCGCCGCCACCGCGTCCTCGGTGTGGGTGCTGGCCGTGGGCCAGATCCTCAACGCGATCTTCATCGCCGCGACGTCCGGCCTCGGCATCTCCTACGTGCAGGACATGATGCCGCGCTCGCCGGGCCGGGCCACCACGCTGTTCACCAACTGCTTCCCGATCGGGCTGGTGATGGCCGCCCCGCTCTTCGGGCTCGCCCAGGAGTACGGCTTCCGGCTCGCCTTCGCCATCAACCTGGGTCTCAGCGTGCTCGGCCTGCTGCTGTTGATCGTGGCCCGGCCCCGGGTGACGGCGCCGAATCCAGCACTTCGTCCGGTTGCCGACGTGACAGGACCGACTGAGGGCTAA
- the clpB gene encoding ATP-dependent chaperone ClpB, whose protein sequence is MSTERLTTKSREVITSAVADAGRRGHATVEPWHMLQSLLDTGGSTATALLRAVGANPADIRRAAVRAIEQLPSARGASTAEPSLSREFVNAIGSADLIAKPLGDEYVSTEHLLAGLARVGGAVSAVLTDAGATEEALVGAFPQVRGGERRVTNADPEQTYKALEKYSVDLTALARDGKIDPVIGRDAEIRRVVQVLSRRTKNNPVLIGEPGVGKTAIVEGLAQRIVAGDVPETLRDKKLVSLDLGAMVAGAQYRGQFEERLKSVLEEIRGSNGQVVTFLDELHTVVGAGKGEGSMDAGNMLKPMLARGELRMVGATTLDEYREHIEKDPALERRFQPVVVGEPTVEDTIGILRGLKGRYEAHHRVQITDAALVAAASLSDRYISDRFLPDKAIDLIDEAASRLRMEIDSRPVELDQLQRQVDRMRVERLALEKETDPASRARLERLIADLADREEELTALNARWERERGGLNRVGELKKQLDEARAGQERAQRDGDLLQASRLLYEVIPALEKEIEAASETEEEHAEPPMVKEEVGADDIAEVVSSWTGIPAGRMMEGETTKLLRMEESLAAKVIGQREAIAAVSGAVRRARAGIADPDRPTGSFLFLGPTGVGKTELVKALAGFLFDDERAMVRIDMSEYGEKHSVSRLVGAPPGYVGYEEGGQLTEAVRRRPYSVVLLDEVEKAHPDVFDVLLQVLDDGRLTDGQGRTVDFRNAILVLTSNLGSSTADFTMSDEERHDEVLAAVRAHFKPEFLNRLDDIVVFHALTKGDLTAIVDIQLARLRSRLAERRLVLEVAPAAVGWLGEHGYDPIYGARPLRRLIQSSIGDLLAKALLGGEIQDGDTVVADLRDTKDGLTVFRR, encoded by the coding sequence ATGAGTACCGAACGCTTGACCACCAAGAGCCGCGAAGTGATCACCTCCGCGGTCGCCGACGCCGGCCGCCGTGGGCACGCCACGGTCGAGCCCTGGCACATGCTTCAGTCGCTGCTCGACACCGGCGGCTCCACCGCCACCGCGCTGCTGCGCGCGGTCGGCGCCAACCCGGCCGACATCCGCCGCGCCGCGGTCCGCGCGATCGAGCAACTGCCCTCCGCACGCGGCGCCAGCACCGCCGAGCCGAGTCTGTCCCGCGAGTTCGTCAACGCGATCGGCTCGGCCGACCTCATCGCCAAGCCGCTCGGCGATGAGTATGTGTCGACCGAGCACCTCCTGGCCGGCCTGGCCCGGGTGGGCGGCGCGGTCTCGGCGGTGCTGACCGACGCCGGCGCCACCGAGGAGGCGCTGGTCGGCGCGTTCCCGCAGGTCCGCGGCGGGGAGCGGCGGGTCACCAACGCCGATCCCGAGCAGACCTACAAGGCCCTGGAGAAGTACAGCGTCGACCTCACCGCCCTGGCCCGGGACGGCAAGATCGACCCGGTGATCGGACGGGACGCCGAGATCCGCCGCGTGGTGCAGGTCCTCTCCCGGCGTACCAAGAACAATCCGGTCCTGATCGGTGAACCCGGTGTCGGCAAGACCGCGATCGTCGAAGGACTGGCCCAGCGGATCGTGGCCGGCGACGTGCCGGAGACGCTGCGCGACAAGAAACTGGTCTCGCTCGACCTCGGCGCGATGGTCGCCGGCGCACAGTACCGCGGCCAGTTCGAGGAGCGGCTCAAGAGCGTGCTGGAGGAGATCCGCGGCTCCAACGGGCAGGTCGTGACGTTCCTCGACGAGTTGCACACGGTCGTCGGCGCCGGCAAGGGCGAGGGCTCGATGGACGCCGGCAACATGCTCAAGCCGATGCTGGCCCGCGGTGAGCTGCGGATGGTCGGCGCGACGACGCTGGACGAGTACCGCGAGCACATCGAGAAGGACCCGGCCCTGGAGCGGCGTTTCCAGCCGGTTGTCGTCGGCGAGCCGACGGTCGAGGACACCATCGGCATCCTGCGCGGGCTCAAGGGCCGTTACGAGGCCCACCACCGGGTGCAGATCACCGACGCGGCGCTGGTCGCGGCGGCCAGTCTCTCCGACCGCTACATCAGTGACCGTTTCCTGCCGGACAAGGCGATCGACCTGATCGACGAGGCCGCCTCCCGGCTGCGCATGGAGATCGACTCCCGCCCGGTCGAGCTGGACCAGCTCCAGCGTCAGGTCGACCGGATGCGGGTGGAGCGGCTCGCTCTGGAGAAGGAGACCGACCCGGCGTCCCGGGCCCGGCTGGAGCGCCTGATCGCCGACCTGGCCGACCGCGAGGAGGAGCTGACCGCGCTCAACGCCCGATGGGAGCGCGAGCGCGGCGGGCTGAACCGGGTCGGTGAGCTGAAGAAACAGCTCGACGAGGCGCGGGCGGGCCAGGAGCGGGCCCAGCGCGACGGCGACCTGCTTCAAGCCTCCCGCCTGCTCTACGAGGTGATCCCGGCGCTGGAGAAGGAGATCGAGGCAGCCTCCGAGACCGAGGAGGAGCACGCCGAGCCGCCGATGGTCAAGGAAGAGGTGGGCGCCGACGACATCGCCGAGGTCGTCTCCTCGTGGACCGGGATCCCGGCCGGCCGGATGATGGAGGGCGAGACCACCAAGCTGCTGCGCATGGAGGAATCCCTGGCGGCCAAGGTGATCGGCCAGCGCGAGGCGATCGCCGCGGTCTCCGGCGCGGTCCGCCGGGCCCGTGCGGGCATCGCCGACCCGGACCGGCCGACCGGCAGCTTCCTCTTCCTCGGCCCGACCGGTGTCGGCAAGACCGAGCTAGTGAAAGCCCTGGCCGGGTTCCTCTTCGACGACGAGCGGGCGATGGTCCGCATCGACATGAGCGAGTACGGCGAGAAACACTCGGTGTCCCGCCTGGTCGGTGCCCCGCCCGGTTACGTCGGCTACGAGGAGGGCGGCCAGCTCACCGAGGCGGTGCGCCGCCGGCCGTACAGCGTGGTGCTTCTCGACGAGGTGGAGAAAGCCCACCCGGACGTCTTCGACGTGCTGCTGCAGGTGCTCGACGACGGGCGGCTCACCGACGGACAGGGCCGGACGGTCGACTTCCGGAACGCGATCCTGGTGCTCACGTCGAACCTGGGCTCGTCGACCGCCGATTTCACGATGAGTGACGAGGAGCGTCACGACGAGGTGCTGGCCGCGGTCCGGGCGCACTTCAAACCCGAGTTCCTGAACCGGCTCGACGACATCGTGGTCTTCCACGCTCTCACCAAGGGCGACCTGACCGCGATCGTCGACATCCAGCTGGCCCGGCTGCGGAGCCGGCTCGCCGAGCGGCGGCTGGTCCTGGAGGTTGCCCCGGCCGCGGTGGGGTGGCTGGGCGAGCACGGTTACGACCCGATCTATGGCGCCCGGCCGTTGCGCCGGCTGATCCAGTCGTCGATCGGTGACCTGCTGGCCAAGGCGCTGCTCGGCGGTGAGATCCAGGACGGCGACACGGTGGTGGCCGACCTGCGGGACACCAAGGACGGCCTGACGGTCTTCCGGCGCTGA
- a CDS encoding cation:proton antiporter regulatory subunit, with the protein MRVRVERTPLPGIGVRHDLVTSSGRTVGVVSHRNGRRDLVLYDVDDPDSSLASIPLTDDEAEALADVLGASLMLGQLAGLRQQAAGLLTEQIALPAGSPFVGRLLGDTQARSRTTSSIVAVLREREVIASPGPEFRFDANDVVVAVGTRQGLDGVTAILAGDDG; encoded by the coding sequence GTGCGCGTACGGGTGGAACGAACTCCTCTGCCGGGTATCGGCGTCCGCCATGACCTGGTGACCTCGTCAGGCCGGACCGTCGGGGTGGTGTCCCATCGCAACGGCCGCCGTGACCTGGTGCTCTACGACGTGGACGACCCGGACTCCAGTCTGGCCTCCATCCCGCTCACCGACGACGAGGCGGAGGCCCTGGCCGACGTGCTCGGCGCCTCGCTGATGCTGGGACAGCTCGCGGGTCTGCGCCAGCAGGCGGCGGGGCTGCTGACCGAGCAGATCGCGCTGCCCGCTGGTTCCCCGTTCGTGGGCCGGCTTCTGGGCGACACCCAGGCACGCAGCCGCACCACGTCCTCCATCGTGGCCGTGCTCCGCGAGCGGGAGGTGATCGCGTCGCCTGGGCCGGAGTTCCGGTTCGACGCGAACGACGTGGTGGTGGCGGTCGGTACCCGCCAGGGCCTGGACGGCGTCACCGCCATCCTGGCCGGCGACGACGGCTGA